The segment CCTAAAGCCACTCTGAAATTAAACTGATCACGGATTCCGTCGCCTAAATATTTTGCGTCTGGACGTTGACAAGCCAGTATTAGAAAGAAGCCAGCTTGACGACCTAACATGACAATCTGTTTCAGCTTATTCATAACTGCGGTGTTTTCTTTTGTTCCCAGCATTTCCATGAAAGCGACGTATTCATCAAAGATTAAGAAGTGTGCCGGGAGACCTAAGTAAGCATAATTTTTGCTAGTCTTATAGTTCTTCATCTGCTTCATTTCCTCACTACGTTTCATCATTTCTTCATAGAATGTTTCAATGCAAGAAAGCAAGTCTTCTTTTCTATAGTAGACATTTGCCATCACAGAACCTAAGTCCGCAAGGTCAGCATTTTTCGGGTCAAGAATATACAGTTTTGAATCTGTATGAAGCAAGGCTTCAATCAGTGTCAGTATAAAGTAAGTTTTACCGCCACCTGTACCACCAGCAATCAACATATGAGGGAGCTTATCATATTCCCACCATACGTTTTTCATTAAGCGAAGTTTACCATCTTTAGCTTCTACTTCATCAATAGAAATACGACTGGCTATGGTGTCATAGAGCAAAGTATATTCCACATAGGAATCCTTTAACTCTTTATCCGTCAGCTCACAGTACAAGCCACTCTCTAATTTCTTTTCCAAGTGTAAGAGTTGGTCTTGATATTTTCCCAGCGTGATTTCCACCCGTATCTGTATCAAGCCATTTTTAAGTCGATAATACATTTTAGGGAAGTAGGTTATCTTTTCCTTTGTACGACCAGCACTATCTTTAAAGAAACCCTCTGTTTTGACCTGTTCAGATTCATACCACTTGTTTTCAAGTATCATCTTTGCCAGTTTTTGACGGTGGTAAAGTTGTTTAACCGTATCATAGCGAACCCGTTTGAATACAAACGCTACCAGCAAGCAGATAAGAATTGCGACACTGAAACTGATAATTAAATAGGGAATGTCAATCTTATCTGCTTGTGATAGGTTAAAATCCTGCCAGTTGATCTGCTGGATTGTCTTCACATGAAACAGTCCGACAACCAGCAGGAAAACAGGCAGGAGTGACGCTATCGTAAAATGAAAGACTAAATCTTTACCAGATGGGCGAATCCTTTTACCACGCTGTTTCATGCGAAAAAGTCTCCTTTCTACCTAGCGACTATTTGTCTTGTGTCGGTTCTTTCTTTGCTTGTGGTTGAGCTTTGAATGAACTAGAATCCTTTGTCAGCACAATATCGTCTGCCTTGATATACCAGTCAACATCTGCTCCTTGATAGGTGGCAGTAGCAACGGTGTCCGCAATGGGATTGATAAGTTCCACCCGTGCGTTATAATCAAACTCTTTCAAAGGCACGCTGGCAGGAATACTTACTTGAATCATGCGTCCTTGTCCTTTGGATTTTAAGTCATAGGTACGTTCCTTGATTTCATCTGAAACCGACCCGTCTTCATTTTGGATTCTCACTTCACGACGTAGAGCAGAGAATTTCAATTCTCCAAAAGTCGTGTCTTTATCTAATACAATGCCATTTGCTAATCTCATCATTTTTCCTCTCTTTCTTTATTCTTTTATCATGTCGTCAGCATGTAAAAGGTAATTTGTAAAACCACGAGTGCCGATTTTGTAGCCCTCTGCGGTAATACGTGGATTGACTAACTTCACACGTTCCTCAAAGCCGAAATGTTTTTCGCCAGCTTCAGCAGGAAGCACCACCACAATATCATCTGCTCTTTGAACATCAGAATAGAGATTATAGCTTCTTGATAAGACAGTTAGCCGTCCGTTGATTCTTCGCTGAACGACTTTATCCTCGCCAGCAAATTCTAAATTGCCGAATGTTTTTTCCATGTTGGGAATCACAAATTTAAGTTCCATATTTTTACCTATCCTTTCTTTTTTATTGGCTGAATGAATGTTTGATGGTCTTAAAGAGTGGGGAACGACCTTTTGATTCTTGATTTTTTGTTTTCATAAGTTCACTTCCTTTCAAAATCGGGTAAAAAAATAGACACCTCATTTTTTGAAGTGTCTACCTATTAAATATTCAAATTTTATTGGAAGTATCTTTATATCTTCACTTTTCAAGGATAAATCGTCGTATCAAAGCTCATTCATAAGTAGTAAATTAGTAGTAAATTGAGTGGTTTTGACCTTGATAAAGTGTGATAAGTCCAGTTTTTATGCGGATAACTAGATTTTTATGCTATTTTTCTTTGAAAAAAGCCTCTATCATAGATAGAGACTTTTTTTGTAATTAAAAGATAACTTTATAATATTGTTTGAATGCCCTTACTGAAAATACTAAAAAAAGAGCTCTATATTAGAGCTCCTTTTTTAGATAGCATCAATTTTTTGAAGCTCATCACCTATACGTTTAACAATGCCTGTCACAAGTGCATTTCCCATAAAGAACATACGCATACGATCAGATACCTCTACTACTTCACCTTTTGCATTACGTTTATAACGAGTCCAGTCATCAGGGAAATCTTGTAGACGCTCAGCTTCGATTGGGGTAATAAGTCGATATTTACCATCAATTTTCAAAAGATGTGTAGATCGATTAACACTACCTTCAGAGGTAAGCATTGTGCGACCTGGTAGTTCAAGAGAATCATATTCACTCATACCACCTTCAGAGAATGTATAAGTATGTCCATTTGCTGCAGTCCGAGTAATTTTCTTAGGTCCACGAAGATATTTAAACTTCTCTAATTTTTCGCCATCAACATAATAATCTTCTGGTACTTGATTTTCTTTAACCACAATCTTTTTCATTGGGATTGGTTCTTCATCCCCTTTTGGTTCAGTTTCAATCGTATAATAGTACCCATTAGTCATAAGACCAGAGTTCCACATTTTACCATCAGAGAAGTTAGCTGATACTTCTGCAATATCTTCATCAAGCTTATTAGCATTAATACGTTTTTTTACAGCTTCATTCTTAACTGGGAATTGACGACCAAAGAGACCATCTTCAAAAATATATGGTGCATAACAATCTAAACGAGCATTTAAGTCAGCATCATTAGACAGGGTAGCTTCATATTTAGTATGTAATCGTTCTCCCCACTTTGTATCATTTCTAAATACAAAGAAGAATACACGACGTCTACGTTGAGCACGACCATAATCAGCGGCATTAATAACACGCCATTCCACAGAATAACCTAATTGATTGAAAGCAGCTAACATAATCGCAAAGTCACGACCACGTTGATTGGAAGGAGCCTTCAATAAACGGTCAACATTTTCTAAAACCAAATACTTAGGTCTAATTACCTCAGTAGCACGGATAATTTCCCAGAAAAGAACCCCTTTTTTACCTTCAATACCTAACTCATTCTTTTTGCTTCTTGCAACAGAATAGTCTTGGCATGGAAATCCACCAACAATCATATCTACACCATTGGCTTTCATTTCCTCAAACTTTTCATTAGGAATTAAGGCTACATCTGTTGAGATATGTTCTATATCAGGAAATCTATATAAACCTACTTCATAGGCATCTTGAGTCTTACGAGATGGCTCATATTGGTTTGAATATAGCGTTTGAAAAACCTCTTTAGAGGAATTTTCTAAACCTACTATAAAACCTCCAACACCATCAAACATGGAAAATATTTTCATTACTTTACCCCTTAATCAATCACCTTCATAGATCACTATTATAGCAGAAATCCCTAAAAATTTTAAGATCAAATTTACATATCATTTTTTCCGTATGCAATTATTCGGTGTAATAATCCAGCAACTCTTAGCTAACTCTTTCAATATCTTTTTGTTTACCACAATATTTAAAGGTTGCTCGGCCTTTCTACTTATATCAGTTAAATACCACTTCATTATTGGTGATTTAATCTGCTTCGACATAAAATTTTCCATTGAATATTCATTTAAATGTAAATCTACATTAGAAATCGTTTTTTCAATAGCTACTTGTTGTAAATTTTTAGCTAACATAAATTCTCTCTGCTTACTAGCAATTTGTCGGAATCTAGTTAAGCAACTATCACCACTTGCATAATATAATATGGTGTCTAATATGTCTTTTTTAGCTAAAACAATAATTTCTAGTTGAAGAATATCTTCGCACCTTAACCATTTCATTTTAGTGTCAGGTTTAACCCATAACCAAATCAAGAGATAGTCCTCGGTCTTTCTATATTTTGAATTAGTTAACCAACCCTCAGTTAAGACTCCATCCCTATTTAGATAAGAAATTTCAAATGCAAAGGTTGGTAGCGCTGTTTCAGCTAAATCATTTTTGCATAATCTAGTGCGGCCTTCTCATCAATATGAACCGCTACATCTCGTAAGGTAATAATTATTGTATCAACACCCTCATGTTGTAAATTTGAATCTGTAATATGACGAAAGGCTTTAATAATATTTTTATCAACAATTTTTTGATAGAAATACTTCCTTAAGAATTCATTTATAACTTTCTCTGCATTAAAATCATTTCTGAAATTTGACGTATTATTAGCCATGACTTCCTCATTACAGTTCTTTTACAATCTCTGCTATATATTCTCTATTTAACCAATAGCATTGTTTTGTTATACGTTGTCCATCTGGTAGTTCTACTTGATCCTTTCCATCTCTAGCCTTAGGTCGAATATGACAAATACCATTAAAGCTAGCACCTGGTAAATTATTTGACACACCATTACGTACAGGAGTAAGTTGAACCCCTTCTTCCAAAATAGCTTTTGTTGTTTTCCAAAGTTCTTTGAGCTCATGCTCAATTACAACCTCTGGCATATTCCACAGCATAATTCCTTTTAAGTAAGGTTCTCTATTTTTATTTTCCTTCTCAGTCTCATCATACTGAAATACTACAAATAGATATTTTGTATACTCAAATTTTTCATAAAGCTGAGAGTCTTCCCATGCATCGTTAAGCCAACGATGAAAGTCTATTTGTTCAAAGGACATGTGTTCCTTTGGAATTCCAGTAGGCTCAAGCCGTATCGTTTTAAACTTAATATTTGCTTTACTAAACTCTCTAAGTGATTCTAACTTGGTCCCTTTTACACCCAAAACTGCACTAATAAGATTGGCATTAAAAGCCTTATTTTTAGTTACTGGAATATCTACGAGTTTTGCAATTTCAGATACTCGTTTACCAATATATGGAGCGAATCGTTCTTGTAATAATTGTAATGTAGTCTTACTTTTAAGTTCATCAACATTAAATAGTGATGGTATTAATTGTCTATCAATAACACGGCGAGCAAAGGCAGACATGTAAGAACTTTTAAGAGAAAAGGCACGTTGTTTAGCTGGTATATTAGAAAATGGTTGTTTTCTTATGGACTTAGCATTAGCCCCTTTAGTACAGGCAGCCAAATACATCGTATCTCCCTCCGAAATATTATGGGCCTCACCAGCTTTAATCTTATCTATAATAGTTTGCCAATCCTGTTTTATAATTTCTAAATCCACAGGATCAAAATTATGTAAAACCGACTTTATGATAGGAAAATCCTTTTTATCTATTTCATCTTTATATAAGTAGAAAATAATTAGTAACTTCTTATTTTTTTGCCAAAATGATGATTCTTCAAAAGAGTCTTTATAATCCTCTTCATAGTTAATAATATTTAAAACTAACCGTTCTTTTGCAGAGAAGTCATTCTTTTTATTTTCTTTTATAGCAGTAACTTTTAGCTCCAAACCTAAATCAACAAAGTCTGCTTCTGCTCTGCTATTAACAGCCATTTTAAATAAGCCTTCTTCTAAAACCTGACCAATACCGCCCTTGTTTCCCCTACTATCCAGGCGATTATTTATATCAAACTCACCAACCGTTTTACCCTCTGCAGATTCAGCTATATCTAATACTTCTTCAATGGAGTTATAAACCTTATCCGTGCTCATTAGAATCCCCTCCAATCATATATATGTAAATTATATCAAAGGTATTAAGAAATATACTAATTTAACTTTCACAGAGTATATTCATCTATAAATAGCGAATTATAAATATTAATATATGTTCACATCGAATAATTTCATCTATTCCTTATGATTCTCCGCTCTACACGTCTTTTTTGGGACGTAAGTTTATGATATAATATAACTAATTACTCTTAGGGGCGTAGTCCGCCCAAACGGATCCAAAAAGAGTTAGTGTGTTTTCAAGGAGCGTGCGCAGTTGAAAAAGGGGTACATCAAGTTAATAGCAGCCGTTATACTTGGCGTCGCTATTATCGGTGGTGGGATCTACGGGGTGTATACACTCTTGTCATCCAATACAACGACAATTTTATATCGATCAACCGTTGACGACAAGATCAACGCTATCCGACCTTATATCGTCGCATTAGACTCATATAACGCGTACAGTGTAGCCTATGCAAATCAATTACAACCAACTCTTGAAGAGTTACGTAATGGGTCCCATAACACGACGATTACATTACCTAAATACAAAGATCTTAAAACAGCATTAGAGGCTGCAAAGCAAGATAGCCCTACTCCATACGAAGATGTAAACCAATCAACTAATGATGTATTAGCAGTACTAGATCAATTGATTCCTGTTGCGGATCAATTGCAAGCCTACTATGTAGAACGTCGTTTTGAAAAAGATAATTTCAAAGGTAGCGATGAGTTAGCAGCACAGTATGTACCTCTAGCTGAACAATTCTACGCTACATACAATGCTTTAGATTTAGCCTTAGATAATCGTAATAATGAGCTCTATACAGAACGCATGACTGAATATCAAGGTGAAAAACGTGAAAATGCAGTTAACTTTATCGAGTTAAATCTCATGACTGCCCAAACAATCGATCTTATCGATCCAGATGGAAATACAGATACCCAAAAGGTTGAAGCAAACTTGCAACAAATCACGCAACGCATCAACAAGTTACAACCTGGTACAACATCAGAAACGCAAAACGCAGTTCGCGAGTATCAAGATTCTGTAAAAGAATTTGTCGCAGAGGCTCGCAACTATATCATCATCAATTCTTCCTACGGCGAAGCATATACACAACTATTTATTAAATATAACAAAATGGTTGGCAAAGCAAATGTCGTGAATATGGCAGAACTTGATGCAACAGAGCAAAAGAAAAAATAACTAACTACAAAAAGAGGACTAGCCGTGGCTAGTCCTCTTTTGCTATGTCGACAACTACGTTAAATTATATTAACAAGTTTCATCACTATAGGTTTATATAATAAAATTATTTCCGTTTTAAGTCTTTCGTAATGATATAGTATTCAGATGGAGATATCTTAATACCATCGATATTGTTATTCCCTACAATATTAATCTTAGGATATCCAAGGAAGAGTGCTATCGAATCATCTAGCATCAATTGTTGTGCATTGATCAACGCATTACGACGCACTAATGGATCGTTGGCACTTTCACCAAGATCTAACAATTCATCGAAACGTGGATTGGAGAATCCAGAACCATTTGCCTCAGCACCGGTCCCCCAGTATTGTTTCAAGAACCATACAGGTTGGCCAGTATTAGCAGTAACTACACTAGAGATGAGCATATCGTAATCCCCAGATTGCGCCAATGTATCAATCACAGCATAGTCTATGATTTTGATTTGTAAATCTACACCGATTTTTTTGTAGTCCGCTTGTAATGCCTCTGCATATAATGGCAATTCAGGACGAGATGTATAGGCATAGAAATCAAGCACTAGGTTTTCACCATCTTTATCTACAATCCCATCACCATTTGTATCAATATAACCTTCACGTTTAAGTAATTCTTTAGCACGTTCAACATTATATTTATTAGGATCCCGCAATTGATTGAATCCATAATCAATGGACGGTGGCAATGGAGCCTTACCGGCAATAAAGGTATCCTTCATAAGGTTCTTTGCATAGGACTCACGATTCGCTCCGGCAATGAGGGCCGCTCGAAGATTAGCATTCTTAAGCTTGCCTTTTTGGCTCATCCGAACGAATACATCACGTAAAGATGATTCTTCATAAATAGTAAATTTCTTATCGTTTTGGAAGATACCATATTCGCCAGGTCCAATGCTAACGGCCATATCTACATCACCCGCTTGCAATGCCATAGCTCGTGTATTGGCATCGTTAATAGATGGAATTTCAACCTTACCGAAGCCTGGCTTGCCATCCCAATAGTTATCATTCCGTGCTAGCTCAGCACGCTCTTTTGTAAATGATGTCACTACATAAGGACCAGTACCAATAGGACCTTCCTTCGCAATATCACGACCATTTGCCTCAGCAGTTACATCCATAATCAAGAATAATGGATCTCCCAACAAGTTTGGCAAATTATAATAAGGCTTATCGGTCTTAATTGTGAACTCTTGACCATTAGCCGTCATTTCAGTGTAATTAAAGAATGTTTTTGCCCGTTTACTCTTCGCAAAGGTTCGTTCCAAAGACGCCTTTACGGCCTCGGCAGTAAGAGCATTACCGTTAGAGAACTTAACCTTATCGTTGATGGTGAAAGTCCAAGTCAGCTTATCATCACTTTGTTTCCAAGAAGATGCTAACCAGGGTTTAGCATTCATGTGATCATCAAATTTTATGAGTGTTTCCCCTACACCATATCGTACAACAGCCCAACTAAAATAGTTTTCTGTTGGTTCTAATGTACCCGCAAAGCTAATAGCCCCTACCTTTAATACATCATTAGATGAATCGGATGATTGATTCATGCATCCTACAGTACCAAGGACCGTAACCCCCAGCATCATACCAATCAGTAACGCCTTACGTAATCCTTTCATTCACACACCTAACCTTTCTCTATATGTATATGTATATCATTTCATATGAGCATATTTAATCATACCCATATGGGTATATTGCTTAGTCAACTATACTATATATTTAATGTTAACACAATCATTTTTGAGGAAATTTTCGATATATTTATGTAGAAGCAAAAATTATCCGCATAATAAATAATAGATAATATAAAAATAGCAGTTAACCAAATGGCTAACTGCTATTTTATATAATCAAAATTTATGCTTTCCCAGCTTCTTCTAAAGTAAGTGGCTTATGATCTTTACCAATTTCAAAGATAGAACTCAATAGAACCTTTGTATAAGGATGTTTTGCATCTGCTAAATGGAATGCATCTAGCTCTTCAACGATAGCACCTTTATACATAACCACTACCTTATGACACATGGTACGAATGAACGCAATATCATGAGCGATAAATAGATATGTTAAATTTTTCTTCTTTTGTAAACGCGCTAGTAAATAGGCGATGGAGTCTTGTACAGACACGTCTAGAGCACTTGTTGCCTCATCTAGAACAAGAATTTCTGGTTCTAGTACAATGGCACGAGCAATAGCTACACGTTGACGTTGACCACCAGACATTTCATGAGGATAACGATGCATGAACTCGCGAGGTAGGTCTACCATTTCAAGATAGTCACCTGCGATTTGTTCTTCTTTTCCTTTTTCAAGAAGCCCAAAATTGTATAACGGTTCAAGGATAATATCCTTTACCTTCATACGCGGATTGAAAGCTGCAGATGGATCTTGGAATACCATCTGAATTTTCTTGCGGTATTCTTTCGTTTGCTCAGAGTTCATATGTTGAATCTCTACACCATCTACATAAATCTCGCCTTCTGTGATAGGCAGCATCTTCATGATCATACGAACCAAAGTTGTTTTACCAGAGCCAGACTCCCCTACAATCCCAAGGGACTCGCCTTTTTCTAAGGTGATATTAATACTCTTACACGCTTCGAGCTCACCACCAGTAGGAAGTGGGAATCGTTTACATACATTTTTTAATTCTACAGCGTAGTTAGTCAATGTAACGACCTCCTTCCAATGTTGGTACAGCATCTTTTAATTGCTTCGTATATTCATTAGATGGGTTTTCCAAAATATCTTGCGGTGTGCCAGCATCAACAACACGACCCTTTTTCATAACAATGATATAGTCGGACATATAGGCCGCTACACCAAGGTTATGCGTAACCATTACGATAGCAGAATTATGCTCTTTAGCAAGTTCTAGCATTTGCATAACAACTTGTGATTGTGTTGTTACATCTAAAGCAGATGTAGGTTCATCACCAATTAATAACGCAGGATCCAGCGCTAATGCCATAGCAATGCCCACACGTTGGCGTTGACCGCCGGATAACTCATGTGGATAACGGCGCAATATATCTGCCCCATTAGGGAGAGAAACAGATTCTAATAACTCAATTGCTCGTCGATCACATTCATCATTGGTAATTTCTATATGAGATTTAAATAATTCTCTAAACTGTTTACCAATGCGAACTATTGGGTCTAAAGCACTACCACTATCTTGGAAAATCATGGCCATGTCTTTACCACGTATAGCTCTCCATTCAGACTTAGATAGGGTGCGAAGGTCTTGACCATTAAAGAGCATTGTACCATCTGTGACCTCACCACCTATAGGCAATAAACCCATGAGGGCCCGGATCACGGTAGTTTTACCGGATCCAGATTCCCCTACAATGGTCAATACCTTACCGCGTTCCAAGGTAAAGTTTACATCCATAACAGCAGGCACACCTTGGTACGCGATGTTAAGGTTCTCTACAGTTAGTATGTTTTCTGCCATTATAGCTCCTTATTATTTTGTAATTTTATTAGTAATCCAGTAGTAGTCACTTGGGTACATGACAGCACCTTTCAAGTAAGAACCAGTAACGATATTAGTTTTAGGGTAACCTAAGAACAATGCAGCACCATCATTCATCAATAATTGTTGAATTTGAATTGCATAGTCACGACGTTTTGCAGGATCAAATTCAGTTTCAGCAGCATCTAACAATTGGTCAACTTGTGGATTGGAGTAACCAGAACCGTTTTGAGGGTTGGAACCATCCACATTAGTATGCCAGTAGTTAGCTAAGAACCAGATTGGATCGCCTGTATTAGCAGTTACGATGTTGGAGATAAGCATATCATAGTCGCCATCTTGACCCATTTTATCAATCAAGTTATAGTCAACTGTTTTGATTTTCATGTCGATACCCACTTTTTTAAGGTCTGCTTGAACAGCTTCTGCATAAAGTGGTAATTCTGCACGAGAATTATATACTACGAAGTCAAATGTTAATGGTTTGCCATCTTTATCAAGGATGCCGTCCCCATCAGTATCTTTCCAACCATCTTCTGCTAATAATTGTTTAGAACGTTCAGGGTTATACGCATTAGGATCTTTCAAATCTTTGAAGCCATAGTCCATGGATGGTGGAATTGGTGCGGAACCAGGAATGAATGTACCTTTTAACAATACATCAGCATAG is part of the Veillonella nakazawae genome and harbors:
- a CDS encoding Sau3AI family type II restriction endonuclease, yielding MSTDKVYNSIEEVLDIAESAEGKTVGEFDINNRLDSRGNKGGIGQVLEEGLFKMAVNSRAEADFVDLGLELKVTAIKENKKNDFSAKERLVLNIINYEEDYKDSFEESSFWQKNKKLLIIFYLYKDEIDKKDFPIIKSVLHNFDPVDLEIIKQDWQTIIDKIKAGEAHNISEGDTMYLAACTKGANAKSIRKQPFSNIPAKQRAFSLKSSYMSAFARRVIDRQLIPSLFNVDELKSKTTLQLLQERFAPYIGKRVSEIAKLVDIPVTKNKAFNANLISAVLGVKGTKLESLREFSKANIKFKTIRLEPTGIPKEHMSFEQIDFHRWLNDAWEDSQLYEKFEYTKYLFVVFQYDETEKENKNREPYLKGIMLWNMPEVVIEHELKELWKTTKAILEEGVQLTPVRNGVSNNLPGASFNGICHIRPKARDGKDQVELPDGQRITKQCYWLNREYIAEIVKEL
- a CDS encoding ABC transporter ATP-binding protein — encoded protein: MTNYAVELKNVCKRFPLPTGGELEACKSINITLEKGESLGIVGESGSGKTTLVRMIMKMLPITEGEIYVDGVEIQHMNSEQTKEYRKKIQMVFQDPSAAFNPRMKVKDIILEPLYNFGLLEKGKEEQIAGDYLEMVDLPREFMHRYPHEMSGGQRQRVAIARAIVLEPEILVLDEATSALDVSVQDSIAYLLARLQKKKNLTYLFIAHDIAFIRTMCHKVVVMYKGAIVEELDAFHLADAKHPYTKVLLSSIFEIGKDHKPLTLEEAGKA
- a CDS encoding DUF3829 domain-containing protein, with protein sequence MKKGYIKLIAAVILGVAIIGGGIYGVYTLLSSNTTTILYRSTVDDKINAIRPYIVALDSYNAYSVAYANQLQPTLEELRNGSHNTTITLPKYKDLKTALEAAKQDSPTPYEDVNQSTNDVLAVLDQLIPVADQLQAYYVERRFEKDNFKGSDELAAQYVPLAEQFYATYNALDLALDNRNNELYTERMTEYQGEKRENAVNFIELNLMTAQTIDLIDPDGNTDTQKVEANLQQITQRINKLQPGTTSETQNAVREYQDSVKEFVAEARNYIIINSSYGEAYTQLFIKYNKMVGKANVVNMAELDATEQKKK
- a CDS encoding YdcP family protein yields the protein MMRLANGIVLDKDTTFGELKFSALRREVRIQNEDGSVSDEIKERTYDLKSKGQGRMIQVSIPASVPLKEFDYNARVELINPIADTVATATYQGADVDWYIKADDIVLTKDSSSFKAQPQAKKEPTQDK
- a CDS encoding ABC transporter substrate-binding protein, whose amino-acid sequence is MKGLRKALLIGMMLGVTVLGTVGCMNQSSDSSNDVLKVGAISFAGTLEPTENYFSWAVVRYGVGETLIKFDDHMNAKPWLASSWKQSDDKLTWTFTINDKVKFSNGNALTAEAVKASLERTFAKSKRAKTFFNYTEMTANGQEFTIKTDKPYYNLPNLLGDPLFLIMDVTAEANGRDIAKEGPIGTGPYVVTSFTKERAELARNDNYWDGKPGFGKVEIPSINDANTRAMALQAGDVDMAVSIGPGEYGIFQNDKKFTIYEESSLRDVFVRMSQKGKLKNANLRAALIAGANRESYAKNLMKDTFIAGKAPLPPSIDYGFNQLRDPNKYNVERAKELLKREGYIDTNGDGIVDKDGENLVLDFYAYTSRPELPLYAEALQADYKKIGVDLQIKIIDYAVIDTLAQSGDYDMLISSVVTANTGQPVWFLKQYWGTGAEANGSGFSNPRFDELLDLGESANDPLVRRNALINAQQLMLDDSIALFLGYPKINIVGNNNIDGIKISPSEYYIITKDLKRK
- a CDS encoding ABC transporter ATP-binding protein, whose amino-acid sequence is MAENILTVENLNIAYQGVPAVMDVNFTLERGKVLTIVGESGSGKTTVIRALMGLLPIGGEVTDGTMLFNGQDLRTLSKSEWRAIRGKDMAMIFQDSGSALDPIVRIGKQFRELFKSHIEITNDECDRRAIELLESVSLPNGADILRRYPHELSGGQRQRVGIAMALALDPALLIGDEPTSALDVTTQSQVVMQMLELAKEHNSAIVMVTHNLGVAAYMSDYIIVMKKGRVVDAGTPQDILENPSNEYTKQLKDAVPTLEGGRYID
- a CDS encoding FtsK/SpoIIIE domain-containing protein is translated as MKQRGKRIRPSGKDLVFHFTIASLLPVFLLVVGLFHVKTIQQINWQDFNLSQADKIDIPYLIISFSVAILICLLVAFVFKRVRYDTVKQLYHRQKLAKMILENKWYESEQVKTEGFFKDSAGRTKEKITYFPKMYYRLKNGLIQIRVEITLGKYQDQLLHLEKKLESGLYCELTDKELKDSYVEYTLLYDTIASRISIDEVEAKDGKLRLMKNVWWEYDKLPHMLIAGGTGGGKTYFILTLIEALLHTDSKLYILDPKNADLADLGSVMANVYYRKEDLLSCIETFYEEMMKRSEEMKQMKNYKTSKNYAYLGLPAHFLIFDEYVAFMEMLGTKENTAVMNKLKQIVMLGRQAGFFLILACQRPDAKYLGDGIRDQFNFRVALGRMSEMGYGMMFGSDVQKDFFLKRIKGRGYVDVGTSVISEFYTPLVPKGYDFLEEIKKLSNSRQSTQATCEAEVAGVD
- the dcm gene encoding DNA (cytosine-5-)-methyltransferase, producing MKIFSMFDGVGGFIVGLENSSKEVFQTLYSNQYEPSRKTQDAYEVGLYRFPDIEHISTDVALIPNEKFEEMKANGVDMIVGGFPCQDYSVARSKKNELGIEGKKGVLFWEIIRATEVIRPKYLVLENVDRLLKAPSNQRGRDFAIMLAAFNQLGYSVEWRVINAADYGRAQRRRRVFFFVFRNDTKWGERLHTKYEATLSNDADLNARLDCYAPYIFEDGLFGRQFPVKNEAVKKRINANKLDEDIAEVSANFSDGKMWNSGLMTNGYYYTIETEPKGDEEPIPMKKIVVKENQVPEDYYVDGEKLEKFKYLRGPKKITRTAANGHTYTFSEGGMSEYDSLELPGRTMLTSEGSVNRSTHLLKIDGKYRLITPIEAERLQDFPDDWTRYKRNAKGEVVEVSDRMRMFFMGNALVTGIVKRIGDELQKIDAI
- a CDS encoding YdcP family protein, whose amino-acid sequence is MELKFVIPNMEKTFGNLEFAGEDKVVQRRINGRLTVLSRSYNLYSDVQRADDIVVVLPAEAGEKHFGFEERVKLVNPRITAEGYKIGTRGFTNYLLHADDMIKE